One stretch of Daphnia pulicaria isolate SC F1-1A chromosome 6, SC_F0-13Bv2, whole genome shotgun sequence DNA includes these proteins:
- the LOC124342403 gene encoding arginine/serine-rich protein PNISR-like: MWAQGNQWGNQIPLDAAAYQNMNHELVDWASLAQQWIRMKEVHETVVLNVPEMAQSHYQSNINLLRSSPAVELQPSDSNVTSGEAPMDVEKEDEITSSASDWSWQSQSLNQQTHNWPLQHGPYVPRHSFPQVTHPGAANLPTALGPSQTFLSTISPSMNFTPRVPLLPLPPSARPNSSDEDSLGASSFNSIPSIDASKRKNLPAWIREGLEKMEKEKQKKEEREKFLLERELRRKKELESGGQGDLAVTRSRFDDSEEEEDDTADEIKSPLKESTTTAVPNAQTLEDIMVRIRQLMTEILLEVTTEEIRSAAVEASQRAKVKNRQVQSPLSSKSLTRKLGLDQYGSDSEGDDSDQETVKVNRTSGFDDGTAELLRGKNYEKQQRMEETRASDRFSHVEKDLNHPEKPSHSVELEKNKSSGESFSKVLQDGTKVDKDINNKFLHGHGHAETSSPSEKEDSAVKSEKISDCKREISVVRENSMTSKSQDRSNAGSSRSRQRSRSPERRKRSRSRDCQYSSRRSRDYPKSRRRSRSRERKRSNSRRRSRDRRRSVSRRRSRSNDRKSMGSKGKERASSKDRRK, encoded by the exons ATGTGGGCGCAAGGTAATCAATGGGGGAACCAGATACCTCTGGATGCAGCCGCATACCAAAACATGAATCACGAACTTG TGGATTGGGCCTctttggctcagcagtggatTCGAATGAAAGAAGTACATGAAACTGTAGTCTTGAATGTTCCTGAAATGGCACAAAGTCACTATCAAAGCAATATTAATTTGTTGCGCTCATCACCAGCAGTAGAATTACAGCCATCAGATTCAAATGTGACAAGTGGTGAAGCACCTATGGATGtagagaaagaagatgaaattaCTTCTTCTGCTTCTG aTTGGAGTTGGCAATCCCAATCCTTGAATCAGCAAACTCACAACTGGCCTCTTCAACATGGACCATATGTTCCCAGACATTCATTTCCTCAA GTCACCCACCCAGGAGCTGCAAACCTTCCTACAGCACTTGGCCCTTCCCAG ACATTCCTTTCAACGATTTCGCCTTCCATGAATTTCACTCCGCGTGTTCCGCTGCTTCCACTGCCTCCTTCGGCCAGGCCAAACAGTTCTGACGAAGATAGTCTTGGAGCTTCGTCCTTTAACTCGATACCTTCGATAGATGCTTCTAAGCGCAAAAATCTACCTGCCTGGATCCGAGAAGGTctcgaaaaaatggaaaaagaaaaacaaaaaaaagaagagcgagaaaagtttcttttaGAAAGAGAGTTGAGACggaaaaaagaattagaatCTGGAGGTCAAGGGGACTTGGCAGTTACTCGCAGTCGTTTCGATGattcggaagaagaagaagatgacacaGCCGATGAGATCAAATCTCCTCTCAAGGAGTCGACGACAACAGCTGTTCCCAACGCGCAAACTCTTGAGGATATT ATGGTAAGGATTCGTCAACTTATGACAGAGATATTATTGGAGGTCACAACAGAAGAAATTCGGTCAGCAGCTGTGGAAGCTTCTCAACGAGCAAAGG TCAAGAATCGACAAGTGCAGTCCCCCCTGTCTTCGAAATCATTGACCCGAAAGCTTG gtTTGGATCAATATGGCAGTGACAGTGAAGGCGACGACAGCGACCAGGAGACGGTGAAGGTGAACCGGACTAGTGGATTTGATGATGGGACAGCTGAATTGTTGCGC GGTAAGAACTACGAGAAGCAGCAACGGATGGAGGAAACTCGGGCAAGCGACCGGTTTTCTCATGTTGAGAAAGATTTAAATCACCCTGAAAAGCCTTCGCACTCGGTTGAGTTGGAGAAAAATAAGAGCAGTGGAGAAAGTTTTAGTAAAGTACTGCAAGATGGCACAAAGGTAGACAAGGacatcaataataaatttcttcatG GTCATGGCCATGCGGAAACTTCGAGTccttcagaaaaagaagattcgGCTGTGAAGAgtgaaaaaatttctgactgcAAAAGGGAGATTTCTGTGGTTAGGGAAAATAGTATGACTTCAAAATCTCAAGATCGGTCGAACGCAGGAAGTAGTCGTTCTCGTCAACGATCACGTTCtcccgaaagaagaaaacgttcGCGATCTAGGGATTGTCAATATTCTAGTAGACGATCAAGAGATTACCCTAAGAGTAGACGCCGATCACGTTCTCGAGAACGGAAACGTTCCAACAGTCGCCGCAGATCTCGTGATCGGAGGCGATCTGTAAGTAGACGAAGATCGCGTTctaatgatagaaaatctatgGGCAgtaaagggaaagaaagagcTAGTTCTAAAGATAGGAGGAAATAG
- the LOC124342426 gene encoding oxygen-dependent coproporphyrinogen-III oxidase-like, whose protein sequence is MKWAQPIAVTLRTMRTLSTLVTCHARHRRMLIRFAGLGLGAASFTTIFAATSNNTNVVDPSYDASKFMAEPVTPRSTLIKDKDDMKVKMELFIMKIQAEFCRALENEEDPSKKFFVDRWTRSEGGGGVTCVIQDGKTFEKAGVNVSVVHGVLPVDAVRQMKARGKDLVGKELPFFAAGISSVIHPSNPHVPTIHFNYRYFEVTQENGEKMWWFGGGTDLTPYYLVEEDVRHFHSTLKKACDSHDRGYYQKFKKWCDDYFMVSHRNERRGVGGIFFDDFDGKSSEDCFEFVKSCAESVVPSYVPLVNKHRNDPYTSAERDWQLLRRGRYVEFNLVYDRGTKFGLYTPGARIESILMSLPVYAKWEYMHSPPDGTPEAKLTEILKNPKEWI, encoded by the exons ATGAAGTGGGCTCAACCAATCGCTGTTACTTTACGTACGATGCGTACGTTATCTACGCTGGTAACATGTCACGCACGTCACAGACGAATGCTGATCAg ATTCGCCGGACTCGGATTAGGAGCAGCTTCCTTTACAACGATCTTTGCAGCTACCAGTAATAATACGAACGTGGTCGATCCCTCGTACGATGCTTCCAAGTTTATGGCAGAGCCGGTTACTCCCCGTTCGACTCTCATCAAAGACAAAGATGATATGaaagtaaaaatggaattgttCATCATGAAGATCCAG GCAGAATTTTGTCGCGCGCTTGAAAATGAAGAGGACCCATCGAAAAAGTTTTTCGTTGATCGATGGACGAGATCAGAAGGAGGTGGGGGCGTTACTTGCGTTATTCAAGATGGTAAGACCTTCGAGAAAGCTGGCGTCAACGTATCGGTGGTTCATGGCGTTCTCCCGGTCGATGCTGTTCGCCAAATGAAGGCTCGCGGAAAAGATTTAGTAGGAAAAGAACTTCCATTTTTCGCTGCCGGAATTAGCTCGGTTATTCATCCCAGCAATCCCCACGTACCCACTATCCATTTCAACTATCGGTATTTCGAGGTCACACAAGAAAATGGCGAAAAGATG TGGTGGTTTGGTGGTGGTACCGACCTTACCCCGTATTATCTAGTCGAGGAAGATGTGCGCCATTTCCACTCTACGCTTAAAAAGGCATGCGATTCTCACGATCGTGGCTattatcaaaaatttaaaaagtggtgcGACGATTACTTTATGGTCAGCCATCGGAACGAAAGGCGAGGAGTTGGAGGTATTTTCTTCGACGATTTTGATGGAAAATCCAGTGAAGATTGCTTCGAGTTTGTCAAGTCTTGCGCCGAGTCCGTCGTACCGTCATATGTTCCCTTAG TAAACAAGCACAGAAACGACCCTTACACTAGCGCGGAACGAGATTGGCAACTTCTAAGACGCGGACGCTACGTCGAGTTTAACTTAGTCTATGACC GTGGAACCAAATTTGGACTTTACACTCCCGGTGCTCGTATCGAGAGTATTCTGATGTCTCTTCCAGTATATGCC AAATGGGAATATATGCACTCACCACCGGATGGGACCCCAGAGGCAAAATTAACTGAAATACTGAAAAATCCTAAAGAATGGATCTGA
- the LOC124342436 gene encoding dehydrodolichyl diphosphate synthase complex subunit DHDDS-like — protein sequence MSWVQQSKLRWYETLAVNVLKCGAIPKHIAFIMDGNRRFANKCGVKKIEGHSKGFDKLTEVLQWCLLLGIKEVTVYAFSIENFRRSQEEVDQLMSLAREKFKRLLEEKDKLNEHGIGIRVIGNMALLPTDLQKLVVESMESTKLNTKAILNIAFSYTSREEMTHAISEVAWGVQEDLLKIEDIDEDLIQKCLYTRHSLQPDLLIRSSGEVRLSDFLLWQTTCCTLYFTPVLWPEFTIWDLSKAILHYQKNLPTLMEAQKNSCITRPLPNTKDTERIEHFLTEMELKESQFRNHILTQAT from the exons ATGTCTTGGGTTCAACAATCAAAATTAAGATGGTATGAAACACTTGCAGTGAATGTACTAAAATGTGGAGCCATACCTAAACACATTGCCTTTATCATGGATGGTAATCGAAGATTTGCTAATAAGTGTGGAGTAAAGAAAATAGAAGGGCATTCAAAAGG ATTTGATAAATTGACTGAAGTATTGCAGTGGTGTTTGTTATTAGGAATAAAAGAAGTCACTGTGTATGCCTTTAGTATTGAAAATTTCCGACGTTCTCAGGAAGAGGTGGATCAGCTCATGTCTCTTGCAAGGGAAAAGTTCAAACGATTATTGGAAGAAAA GGATAAACTGAATGAGCATGGAATTGGCATTAGAGTAATTGGTAACATGGCTTTACTTCCCACTGATTTACAAAAGCTAGTTGTTGAGTCAATGGAATCCACCAAATTGAACACGAaagctattttgaatatagCATTTTCATACACAT CAAGAGAAGAAATGACACATGCTATAAGTGAAGTTGCATGGGGTGTGCAAGAGGATCTTTTGAAAATCGAAGACATTGATGAAGACCTTATTCAAAAATGTCTTTATACTCGTCATTCCCTCCAACCTGATCTCTTAATACGAAGTTCAGGAGAAGTGAGATTAAGTGATTTTCTTCTCTGGCAAACTACTTGCTGCACCCTGTACTTTACACCCGTCTTATGGCCCGAATTTACAATTTGGGATCTTTCTAAAGCTATTCTTCACTACCAAAAAAATTTGCCAACCCTTATG GAGGCTCAGAAGAATTCTTGCATTACAAGACCGCTGCCAAACACAAAGGATACCGAAAGAATCGAACATTTCCTAACAGAAATGGAATTGAAAGAATCACAATTTAGAAATCATATTTTGACACAAGCGACGTAA
- the LOC124342402 gene encoding RNA exonuclease 1-like produces MFAVKVDQPAEKKPRLDEEDFQALKDKLKARKKIFKNFPLFKIIESGTSASVSTPKDSRIPISVKDVQDLILLSVSGEVRHLNRWFLLTQWQKISQTAVLVLENVSVNDIENNQDLFPRTLGIFEDGVELLNSNNAGLSLSVALAYSPITHMLKSRIPKVYTSLKEALDNGHIFSITDFTEESYQEKDTSGDDSKKQDQTEMNGHTKGCSKPELMLNALQLITGYYPFPGHGRAKEFVFTKDRYEPVTENSPMFAIDCEWCLCVDGTNGLARVAIVDENLDPVYHAYVLPEKPVRDYATKWSGITPALLRGIQKRLFDVQQDIRKLLPPDAILVGHCLRGDLLALELFHPYIIDSAVIYNMTGCRHMKSKLQFLSKVFCDRDIQSLDRMGHDPNEDASASMELVLLKMGKGLKYGDSCSGGCWDGPSKEKILSVMSDSIFHSRNKSESELDLQDVLLMKFFTFVQSLDKSTVLITQPTYDKIYRPKTPLHSGLFGNVKADSVEIVPETKLQNIVPTLESRMNKDLLYVHMSVADEEKKGNEHLKILDDVIADVYDKLAMRGIMIVIFGGKSNPMENGMCMIRVKKPCREDLLRDHFPNQ; encoded by the exons ATGTTTGCAGTGAAGGTAGATCAACCAGCCGAAAAAAAACCTCGTTTAGATGAAGAAGATTTTCAGGCTCTAAAAGATAAACtgaaagcaagaaaaaaaatttttaaa AATTTCcctttattcaaaataattgaatcagGCACTAGTGCAAGTGTATCTACCCCCAAAGATTCACGTATTCCAATTTCAGTGAAAGATGTTCAGGATCTAATACTACTTTCAGTTTCAGGAGAAGTACGACATTTGAATAG GTGGTTTCTACTTACACAATGGCAAAAGATTTCTCAAACAGCAGTACTGGTTCTTGAAAATGTGTCTGTTAATGACATTGAAAATAATCAAGATTTGTTTCCTCGTACTCTTGGAATTTTTGAGGATGGAGTAGAATTGCTCAATTCTAATAATGCTGGACTTAGTTTGAGTGTTGCGTTGGCCTATTCACCCATCACCCATATGTTAAAGAGTAGAATACCAAAAG TATACACATCCCTGAAAGAAGCCCTTGATAATG GACATATCTTCAGCATCACTGATTTCACTGAAGAAAGTTATCAAGAAAAGGATACATCGGGAGATGATAGCAAAAAGCAAGACCAAACAGAAATGAATGGGCATACCAAGGGTTGTAGTAAGCCTGAATTAATGTTGAATGCCTTGCAACTGATCACTGGTTACTACCCATTTCCGGGACATGGGCGTgcaaaagaatttgtttttacgaAGGACAGATATGAACCAGTCACAGAAAATTCCCCGATGTTTGCCATAGATTGCGAATGGTGTTTATGTGTTGATG GTACGAATGGTTTAGCCCGTGTAGCCATCGTGGATGAAAACTTGGATCCTGTCTACCATGCATACGTTCTTCCTGAGAAGCCTGTTAGGGATTACGCAACGAAATGGTCAGGCATTACCCCTGCACTTCTCAGGGGAATCCAAAAAAGATTGTTTGATGTTCAACAGGATATTAGGAAGCTTTTACCACCTGACGCAATCCTCGTTGGTCACTGCCTTCGTGGAGACTTATTAGCTTTAGAA TTATTCCATCCATATATTATCGATTCAGCCGTTATCTATAATATGACAGGCTGTCGACACATGAAGTCCAAGCTGCAGTTTTTGTCGAAAGTGTTTTGCGACCGTGACATTCAATCGCTTGATCGTATGGGTCATGACCCCAATGAAGATGCTTCTGCTTCCATGGAGCTGGTGTTATTAAAGATGGGAAAAGGATTGAAGTATGGAGACTCATGTTCAGGTGGTTGCTGGGATGGTCCTTCTAAAGAGAAGATACTTAGCGTAATGTCCGACTCAATA TTCCATTCCAGAAACAAGTCAGAATCGGAATTGGATCTTCAAGACGTCCTTCTTatgaaattttttactttcgtACAAAGTCTCGACAAAAGTACTGTTCTGATAACACAGCCAACATATGACAAGATCTATCGCCCTAAAACACCGTTACATTCAGGATTATTCGGTAATGTTAAAGCCGATTCCGTAGAGATTGTTCCTGAAACGAAATTGCAGAATATTGTTCCTACTCTAGAATCTAGAATGAATAAGGATTTGTTGTATGTCCACATGTCTGTTGCTGACGAAGAGAAGAAGGGCAATGagcatttaaaaatattagacgATGTCATTGCAGATGTTTATGATAAGCTCGCTATGCGAGGAATAATGATTGTCATTTTCGGAGGTAAATCAAATCCCATGGAAAATGGAATGTGCATGATTCGTGTTAAAAAGCCTTGTAGAGAAGATCTCTTGAGAGACCATTTTCCCAACcaataa